The Opisthocomus hoazin isolate bOpiHoa1 chromosome 2, bOpiHoa1.hap1, whole genome shotgun sequence genomic interval aaaaaccccagtgattTGTGCACATCCTTTGAAGAAGACATGTataagattttctgaacaaaatcaGAAGGTTAAAGCATAGTCCTCAAACACAAAGGAGGAATCAACTGCTTGCATTCTCAACACGCTAATGTTTTAGTGCCTTTAGAACTGaaaatgaattcattaagaaatacaATGCAACTTGAGCAGTCAATACTCAAGTCTACTGTAATttaaaaagtgattatttttagCATAACCACACTAGCAAGTTATTCTGTATATTTCAGTgaagcaaagctttaaaaaatttGTCAAGAAATAGAACattccttttttgtgtgttttaaggGAGCAATAAATACTCTCCATAAACATTGTTTATAGAAATGCAAGAGCAAACTTTCTGAGatagaggtttggggtttttattttttttttttcccccaaagattCCACTACAtgataaaaaatgaaatgaatgtGTACTCCTGGCCACACTGATAACGTCACAGCTAGAATCTCATCAGCTAGTTTATGACAAGCAACTGCAACGGGTGTAAACAAAAGCCAGGGGACAAAGCTTGGCTGCAGGTTGGCTGTATGATACTAATATTGAAAGCAAGATTTAAAGTAAACTCATCTGGAATTCCGACCCAAATTAGGGAACAGTAAGAATGACACAGTGAAGGTACACTTGGGTGCAATTTCATGCTGGtgacatttttcctctttttatgctCAGAGCAGATTTTAAACCAGGAATTGCATATCcagtgacacacacacacaattcaaAACTTAAGAGACCATTAGAACATTTGTACACGTACTTACATAAACTTAGTATTTACATATTCTAAACAAAGTTCCATTTTAACAGTTGAAGTCTTTCAACACACGAAAGAAGATAAGCTACTACAAAGAATGCATAACGGGATCACAAATTTTCCACAAGCATATAAACACGTTTTAAAGTGCTTTCTGGGTGCATCAGATTAACCCCTTGCAGTATGAGCTTCTATGTAGTGCTGTTCCAGtcattacaaaattatttaaatcattCCCCTTCAGGTGCATTGTGAGTTCAAGAAAAGTGACAACACCGTTGATGTAAGAGTTTTAAGCTCTACCAACATAAACGTATACATTACTTAGGTTCTGATGAAGCTGTCAAATACTTTGGTTTATCATAGCTTGGGATAAATATTTGATAGAACAGAAATTGCACCTCTCCACTCTAagtttttcattagaaaaatacCCTAGCACAAATTGACAGTATTCTTTGGTAAAAACAGGACATTTGGCCAGTTTGCGTGTGTATCTATTTATTAAAATAGTCTAAAAGTGAACAAATGCCACTGCTGTACTGTCAATTTACAGGAATAACCATTCCTTACTCAGCGGGGAGTATCAAAACATTAACCTTACCAGTTAGCTATATAACAAGCTGAAACACCTTCAGCAACCATTATAGGGGATCAATAATGTTTCAGAATACTTTTTGCTTAACATTTATCCTTTACGTTACAAAAACTGTAAAATGCTCTGTGCTCACAGACAAGTCCATTACTTTGCAGTGACTACAGAAACATTGCTCAGTGGTGTACACTGTTAGCTTTCTGATAAGTGTGGAATAAAAACCATTAATACGGTGTGCTGACCAACCATTATTCAACTGCACAGTATTTGTGCATTACCTACACTGAGTACTAAGGAAAGCCTATTAAAAATTCAGTTAACTGCTACAGGTTACTTGAATATATAAAAACAGAGCAGATCTACAAGTATAACACTGAACATACTGTACTTTATTAGCACAAAAAGCCAGAACAAGgcacagcaagcagaaaaatacatcaaTAGAAGGGTTAGTGTAGCATACAAGAATAACGTTTATTGTACTTGCAGCCAAAATGTTCCCTACCTCGCACAGGTCACTGCCATAGAGAAGGAAGTAGTAACATACTGTAGCAGCTGGTAAAGAAACTAGGGAGCACTCGTAATCGGTACAAACCATTAAACAGGGGTCAGGGCATTCCAACAAAATTTTAGTGCAAAAATGTTTAAGACAGAACTATTTTCAGTTCCATCTCCGATTAAATAAACAGACAGAACTTAGAATCTTCTTTCCAAGTAATCTGTTGAAACTATAATCAGTGCATattactttaaaacatttttaaaagcgcAAATGGAAAGATATTTACAAATAAAGTGTAACAGTACCTTTGAAACCTGACACTTCAGATATGTCAGATTTTGTATTCCGATCATAATAATTCAACCACCTGtaattttttccacaaaaatatcAGACAACTTtaaataattaaacattttttctcttcacTATTGCCTTCCATTTCAAGTTACTAGCAGCCAGGCCACCAAattctgttttagaaaaaaacGCAACCTTTTGTTTCATGGCAATGATCTAACCCTGTGTCCTGCCACTGAATCAGTAACTCACACTGGAAGGTATTTAGCTGTCCAAGATAGTATTACTTTTGCTAACAATGCCACTTAAATCTCCAAGCGTTTAAAATAGAATTACAGTACTGAGCAGACATATTCAAGTCTTCATGATTAGGAAACCTTATATACTGAGAAAAGCATGATTCATCTGTTAACATCAAAACGCCATTAACTCGTAATGGACTGCTTCTAACGAACTGCTCTTCGCTAAAAGAAAATACTCCTATTAACTAGTATTTGGAAACTTGTTTGTGAGCTAAATTAGTACTTTGAGTAGTGGAAAGTTTTCaagaagataattttaaaaaaatacttcaaatattAGCAAAAATGCTCCTCTAATGAAGCCTTTATTAGCATTACATGAATGCCCCATGGAAAATGCCTCATAGTTTCTTCATCCAATTACTACAGCtataaaaaagggaaacaaaatacTTAGAAattagcaaaaatattttcattagacCTTAATGAAAAACGTGCAGAATTGTGTCTGCTTATTGTTTCCAAGAGGCATCACAACTTAGTTTGATTAACAGCAGGCAGCATCTGACAGGATACTAACACTCAGCTTAAATAGGATATTGCAGAAAAGCTAGACGTTGTTGGTGCGCTCACTGCGGTTAAActgtaacacacaaaaaaaagcatattCTATAAGCTTATTCTGATCTCCATTTACTTGGTTTTTATAGGTTCCCGCTCCAACCATCGCACCCTGACTTTTTGTTTATAGTGATACTCCTTTAGAAAGTCTTGCAACATTGAGGGTAGAGGAAGGTCATCGATTCCGTCATACGTAGTGCACCTGCAGATTACTGCCCGGCAGATATACTGCAGACTAAAGGGGAAAGTCCTGTTCAGAGACACAGTAAGTAACGGTTCAAAGAACATGCAAGAGCTCGGGTCTTTGTAGTGTTCCAGAAGCCCTGTAACAGTGGAGGAGTGAAACACACAGGGATCGTGGGCATCGAAACTAAAGTTGTGATTCCACTGCTCAATGCGTGCGTGGAGCGATCGGTTGTAACGACGGAAGCTCACAGAGAAGAGGTAGTCCTCTTGCGCAGAATCCCTGAGCAAAAAAGTGCCTTCGGGTTTACCCTCCAGAAGTGCTTCTGCTTCATAGCGGTCCATCACACCCCAGTAACATGGGTTACCTGTGATCTGAAGTAAGTCTGGCACAAGGCAATGGATGTAATCAATCTGAGTGTGCACCTTCCAAGCCCCCTGCCTGCTGATATGGCCGTGGCTCTCTGCAGACATCTGCCGCTGCTTCTGCCTGCGTGACTGCAGGCAAAGAGTTGTTGTGTCCTCTTCAGAATCACAGTTTCCTAGAGGTGTTATGTTTTTGTCCCCAGTCAGCTCGGTCATACCAGGGGCTAACTTTGGTCCCAGTTTATACAATGGATTAACCTGTGCTGTAGCTTCAAAAGTATGTATTTGGGCATTGGGAGGGGGATCAACCCCTTCTTCAATACTAAGTCTACGTCTCTCTCTGAGCCTGTCTTCTTCATCTTCTGTGGAAACCAAGGAAGGATCAAACGTGTCAAAAAAAGTTGAATGAGGGCTCACAGGCGCCGTGTGTTGTTTAATCAGATGCCACTTCTGAGCTAGATCTGAGCCTGCAGGAAAAGGGCATTTCTCAAGCATTAGTTCTGAGAGATGGATCTTTCTTTTGTTAGAAAACAGAGGTTTGGACTGTTTGCTGTAAGTTCTCATGGGAAAGCACAGCCCAACAGTATCTTGCAGACGCTGTCGCAGAGAACGGCTACCTACTGTCCTGCTCGATACTGCATCCATATCATGGACAGAGCTCACCCCAtaccttctctccctcctctgcaATCCACTTCGTGTTCTACCAAATCTTTTTTCAGTATCCAAGGAGCTCTGGGTTTTGGTAGAGCAGGAATGCTTCTTCTTCCCACCCCAAGGAGCATGCCGAGAATAAGAGTCCCTTCGAGCAAGTCTAGCTCCAGTGGCGACACACGAGTCATTCTCCTTCTCAATGCTTATCTCAACAATCTGAGGAACTTCTGTGACACAGTTTTGGTTCCGCCTTGTCGAATTCTTTGAAGGACTTAAACCTAATTGCAAAGCAATATTTTCTCTCAAAGGGCTGCTGGGTTGTTGTTGAGCCAAATCAGTTATCTGGATAGCTTTCTCTTTAGTAGACGAGCAGCCACTGGAGTTCACAACTACATTTTCATTTTGGCTTCCACCCTCATGACTGAAGAGATTCTGGCACCTGTATTTGAAATTGTTCCACATCTTTCCCACTTTATCCATGGATTACGTTATCTAAAttcaagaggaaaagaaacattaaaataaaaatatagtttaaaagATAAGGATACATCTTCAGTTATCAATTAAGTTACAGGCATGAGACGATGTTAATTGAACACACTACATTTGAAAAAGTGCTCTAGTGTTTGTATGATTA includes:
- the SOCS5 gene encoding suppressor of cytokine signaling 5, whose product is MDKVGKMWNNFKYRCQNLFSHEGGSQNENVVVNSSGCSSTKEKAIQITDLAQQQPSSPLRENIALQLGLSPSKNSTRRNQNCVTEVPQIVEISIEKENDSCVATGARLARRDSYSRHAPWGGKKKHSCSTKTQSSLDTEKRFGRTRSGLQRRERRYGVSSVHDMDAVSSRTVGSRSLRQRLQDTVGLCFPMRTYSKQSKPLFSNKRKIHLSELMLEKCPFPAGSDLAQKWHLIKQHTAPVSPHSTFFDTFDPSLVSTEDEEDRLRERRRLSIEEGVDPPPNAQIHTFEATAQVNPLYKLGPKLAPGMTELTGDKNITPLGNCDSEEDTTTLCLQSRRQKQRQMSAESHGHISRQGAWKVHTQIDYIHCLVPDLLQITGNPCYWGVMDRYEAEALLEGKPEGTFLLRDSAQEDYLFSVSFRRYNRSLHARIEQWNHNFSFDAHDPCVFHSSTVTGLLEHYKDPSSCMFFEPLLTVSLNRTFPFSLQYICRAVICRCTTYDGIDDLPLPSMLQDFLKEYHYKQKVRVRWLEREPIKTK